Proteins found in one Pseudomonas mosselii genomic segment:
- a CDS encoding FmdB family zinc ribbon protein — protein sequence MPLYDYQCASCEHRMEVLQKISAAPLTDCPACQAPALKKLLSVPGFRLSGNGWYETDFKTGAKKNLAGGDKAD from the coding sequence ATGCCCCTGTATGACTATCAATGTGCATCCTGCGAACACCGAATGGAGGTGTTGCAGAAGATCAGTGCCGCGCCGCTGACCGATTGCCCGGCGTGTCAGGCGCCGGCATTGAAGAAGCTGCTGTCGGTCCCCGGCTTTCGCCTGAGTGGCAATGGCTGGTACGAGACCGACTTCAAGACCGGGGCAAAAAAGAATCTGGCAGGCGGCGACAAGGCCGACTGA
- a CDS encoding ribbon-helix-helix domain-containing protein, with translation MRGIDGNARQGGGSPRIDPFRRDFDMAQAGPVSRSVRLNGFATCLRLEVVYWRILERIAQANRCSVSAVLSYVDREVHLRHGGVRNFSGLVRVICVAWLQEARDAH, from the coding sequence ATGCGTGGTATCGATGGCAATGCAAGGCAGGGGGGAGGCAGTCCCCGGATTGATCCGTTCAGGCGGGATTTCGACATGGCCCAGGCCGGCCCCGTGTCACGCTCGGTGCGGCTCAACGGCTTTGCCACCTGCCTGCGCCTGGAGGTGGTGTACTGGCGCATCCTGGAGCGCATCGCCCAGGCCAACCGCTGTTCGGTGAGCGCCGTGCTGTCCTATGTGGATCGTGAGGTGCACCTGCGTCATGGTGGGGTGCGCAATTTCAGCGGCTTGGTCAGGGTGATCTGTGTCGCCTGGCTGCAGGAAGCGCGGGACGCGCACTGA
- a CDS encoding Dps family protein translates to MAIDIGISEEDRKSIVDGLSRLLSDTYVLYLKTHNFHWNVTGPSFRTLHLMFEEQYNELALAVDSIAERIRALGFPAPGSYAFYARHSSIKEEEGVPPAEEMIRQLVQGQEAVVRTARSIFPVVDKVSDEPTADLLTQRMQVHEKTAWMLRVLLDGN, encoded by the coding sequence ATGGCAATCGATATCGGTATCAGTGAAGAAGATCGCAAGTCCATCGTCGATGGGTTGTCCCGCCTGTTGTCGGATACCTATGTGCTGTATCTGAAAACCCATAACTTCCATTGGAACGTCACCGGTCCGTCGTTCCGCACCCTGCACCTGATGTTCGAGGAGCAATACAACGAGCTGGCCCTGGCGGTTGATTCGATCGCCGAGCGCATTCGCGCACTGGGCTTCCCGGCGCCGGGTTCCTATGCCTTCTATGCCCGCCACTCCTCCATCAAGGAAGAGGAGGGGGTGCCGCCTGCCGAGGAAATGATCCGCCAACTGGTGCAGGGGCAGGAGGCGGTGGTGCGCACCGCGCGCAGCATCTTCCCGGTGGTGGACAAGGTCAGTGATGAGCCGACCGCCGACCTGCTGACCCAGCGCATGCAGGTCCACGAGAAAACGGCGTGGATGTTGCGGGTCCTGCTCGACGGGAACTGA
- a CDS encoding cold-shock protein: MFKIVHLVTGLAALLLSLIPSLKADATPFLQQPEAVYLALLGLLNLVIAPVLPQYYKGMRQQLQHAASLLLVLAVVLQTVTLLARPELGNLPALACAVLACALHLIAGFVRGTRKARSTQGTSHDAGNRDTGTVKWFNTSKGFGFISRDSGDDIFVHFRAIRGEGHRVLVEGQRVEFSVMHRDKGLQAEDVVAVARR, encoded by the coding sequence ATGTTCAAGATCGTCCATCTGGTGACGGGCCTGGCGGCGTTGCTGCTATCGCTCATACCCAGCCTGAAAGCTGACGCAACACCCTTCCTGCAACAACCCGAAGCCGTCTACCTGGCGCTGCTCGGACTGCTCAACCTGGTCATTGCCCCGGTACTGCCGCAGTACTACAAAGGCATGCGTCAGCAATTGCAACACGCCGCCAGCCTGCTGCTGGTGCTGGCTGTGGTGCTGCAGACCGTCACCCTGCTGGCCCGTCCGGAGCTGGGCAACCTGCCAGCCCTGGCCTGTGCTGTCCTGGCCTGCGCCCTGCACCTGATTGCCGGCTTCGTTCGCGGCACGCGAAAGGCCCGCTCCACCCAAGGCACTTCGCATGACGCCGGCAATCGCGATACCGGCACCGTGAAGTGGTTCAACACCTCCAAGGGCTTCGGCTTCATCTCCCGCGACTCCGGTGACGATATCTTCGTGCACTTTCGCGCCATCCGTGGCGAAGGCCACCGGGTGCTGGTCGAAGGCCAGCGCGTGGAGTTCTCGGTGATGCACCGCGACAAGGGCCTGCAGGCCGAAGACGTGGTCGCCGTCGCCCGCCGCTGA
- a CDS encoding SlyX family protein, producing the protein MSQELEMRMVELETRQAFQDDSLQALNDVIVEQSRVIERLQLQMAELIKRYEEMAGQQGGGEEEAPPPHY; encoded by the coding sequence ATGTCGCAGGAGCTGGAAATGCGCATGGTCGAACTGGAGACCCGTCAGGCGTTCCAGGACGACAGCTTGCAGGCGCTCAATGATGTGATTGTCGAGCAAAGTCGAGTAATCGAACGCTTGCAATTGCAGATGGCGGAGCTGATCAAGCGCTACGAGGAAATGGCCGGCCAGCAGGGCGGCGGGGAAGAAGAAGCGCCGCCGCCTCATTATTGA
- a CDS encoding HIT family protein, which translates to MFTLDSRLQEDSLVLGDLPLCRLLLSKDANYPWFILVPRRADITEVFELEEADQQQLWVETTALAEALKDAFAADKMNVAALGNVVSQLHMHVIVRRQGDAAWPAPVWGKVPAIGYTQEQIDGIRQQVRALLGESFKGA; encoded by the coding sequence GTGTTCACCCTCGATTCGCGTCTGCAGGAGGATTCCCTGGTGCTGGGCGACCTGCCGCTGTGCCGCCTGCTGCTGAGCAAGGATGCCAACTACCCTTGGTTCATTCTGGTGCCGCGTCGCGCCGATATCACCGAAGTGTTCGAGCTCGAGGAGGCCGACCAGCAGCAACTGTGGGTCGAGACCACCGCCCTGGCCGAAGCGCTGAAGGATGCCTTTGCCGCCGACAAGATGAATGTCGCGGCGTTGGGTAACGTGGTCAGCCAGTTGCACATGCATGTGATCGTGCGCCGCCAGGGTGATGCTGCCTGGCCTGCCCCGGTTTGGGGCAAGGTGCCGGCCATCGGCTACACCCAGGAACAGATCGACGGCATTCGCCAGCAAGTGCGTGCGCTGCTGGGCGAAAGCTTCAAGGGGGCTTGA
- a CDS encoding OprD family porin — protein MRVMKWSMIALAVAAGTSQLAVASSQDESKGFVDDSTLNVKMRNLYFSRDRRNDDRDPETGDRQSRQAEWGQGFIGTFESGFTQGTVGVGVDAIGLLGIKLDGGRGTTNTGLFPVDSEGRPEDSYSKGYGAVKARISNTVLKFGGQFTALPVFATDDSRLLPEAAEGFLLTSKEIEGLELNAGHFTRLDAQAQSYKDSIRGRNDAGIKNGGLTEANIFGGTYAITDGLSTSLYYSKVEDYWRKYYANVNWAVPLSDKQGLVFDFNIYDTKSSGAANVKAFDGDKLDNRAFSLSAAYNVGAHTFTLAYQKVTGDGDYAYGIDGGGTVFLANSIARSDFNAEDEKSWQARYDLNFAEYGIPGLTFMTRYARGSDANVAGTTNGKEWERDIDIKYVLQEGPAKDLSFRVRQATYRSADGVYYGSPSLDELRLIVEYPLSIL, from the coding sequence ATGCGCGTGATGAAGTGGAGCATGATCGCCCTGGCCGTAGCGGCAGGGACTTCGCAACTGGCTGTCGCCTCTTCGCAGGACGAGTCCAAGGGTTTCGTCGATGACAGCACGCTGAACGTGAAAATGCGCAACCTGTATTTCAGCCGCGACCGTCGCAACGATGACCGTGACCCGGAGACAGGTGACCGCCAGAGCCGTCAAGCCGAATGGGGCCAAGGCTTCATTGGCACCTTCGAATCCGGCTTCACCCAAGGCACCGTTGGCGTCGGCGTCGACGCCATCGGCCTGCTGGGCATCAAATTGGATGGCGGCCGCGGAACCACCAACACCGGCTTGTTCCCGGTCGACTCCGAAGGCCGCCCGGAAGATAGCTACTCCAAGGGCTACGGCGCGGTAAAAGCTCGCATCTCCAACACCGTGCTGAAATTCGGCGGTCAGTTTACTGCACTGCCAGTCTTCGCCACTGACGATAGCCGTCTGCTGCCTGAAGCCGCCGAGGGTTTCCTGCTGACCAGCAAGGAGATCGAAGGCCTTGAGCTCAACGCGGGTCACTTCACTCGCCTCGACGCACAAGCCCAGAGCTACAAGGACAGTATCCGCGGACGCAACGATGCCGGCATCAAGAACGGCGGCCTGACCGAAGCGAACATCTTCGGCGGCACCTATGCCATCACCGACGGCCTGAGCACCAGCCTCTACTACTCCAAAGTCGAAGACTACTGGCGCAAATACTACGCCAACGTGAACTGGGCAGTACCGCTGTCCGATAAACAAGGCCTGGTATTCGACTTCAACATCTACGACACCAAGAGCAGCGGCGCCGCCAACGTCAAGGCGTTCGATGGCGACAAGCTCGACAACCGAGCCTTCAGCCTCTCGGCCGCCTATAACGTAGGCGCGCACACCTTCACCCTCGCCTACCAGAAGGTCACCGGTGATGGCGACTACGCTTACGGCATCGACGGCGGCGGCACCGTGTTCCTGGCCAACTCCATCGCCCGCTCCGACTTCAACGCCGAAGACGAGAAGTCCTGGCAGGCACGTTACGACCTGAACTTTGCCGAGTACGGCATTCCAGGCCTGACCTTCATGACCCGTTACGCCCGCGGCAGCGACGCCAACGTCGCCGGCACCACCAACGGCAAGGAATGGGAACGCGACATCGACATCAAGTACGTACTCCAGGAAGGCCCGGCCAAAGACCTGAGCTTCCGCGTGCGCCAAGCCACCTACCGCTCCGCCGACGGTGTCTACTATGGTTCCCCGTCGCTGGACGAACTGCGCCTGATCGTCGAGTACCCGCTGAGCATCCTGTAA
- a CDS encoding proline--tRNA ligase, whose amino-acid sequence MRTSQYLLATQKETPADAVVISHQLMLRAGMIRKLASGLYTWLPMGLRVMRKVEAVVREEMNAAGALEVLMPSIQPAELWQESGRWEQYGPELLRLKDRHQRDFCVGPTHEEVITDLARNELSSYKQLPLNMYQIQTKFRDEIRPRFGLMRGREFIMKDAYSFHADQASLQETYDRMHLAYSNIFTRLGLDFRPVQADTGSIGGSYSHEFHVLASSGEDDVIFSDTSDYAANIEKAEAIPRETVRPAPTEELRLVDTPNAKTIAELVENFGLAIEKTVKTLIVHGAEEGKLVALIVRGDHELNEIKAAKLEQVADPLVMASDAELRAAIGAGAGSLGPLNLPLECIIDRSVALMSDFGIGANIDDKHYFGVNWERDLPVPQVADLRNVVEGDPSPDGQGTLVIKRGIEVGHIFQLGTKYSEALKCQVLGENGKPVVLSMGCYGIGVSRVVAAAIEQSYDEKGIIWNDALAPFQIALVPLRYETDVVREATDKLYAELTAAGYEVLLDDRDKKTSPGIKFADMELIGIPHRIVVSDRGLAEGNLEYKHRTESEAQALPLDDVLTFLQARIRR is encoded by the coding sequence ATGCGCACCAGTCAATATTTGCTCGCCACCCAGAAAGAAACCCCTGCCGATGCAGTGGTCATCAGCCACCAGCTCATGCTGCGTGCCGGCATGATCCGCAAACTGGCCTCCGGCCTGTACACCTGGCTGCCGATGGGCCTGCGGGTGATGCGCAAGGTCGAAGCCGTGGTCCGCGAGGAAATGAACGCCGCCGGTGCCCTCGAAGTGCTGATGCCGAGCATCCAGCCGGCTGAACTGTGGCAGGAATCCGGCCGCTGGGAGCAATACGGCCCCGAGCTGCTGCGCCTGAAGGACCGCCACCAGCGCGACTTCTGCGTCGGCCCGACCCATGAAGAGGTCATCACCGACCTGGCGCGCAACGAGCTGTCCAGCTACAAGCAGCTGCCGCTGAACATGTACCAGATCCAGACCAAGTTCCGTGACGAGATCCGTCCGCGCTTCGGCCTGATGCGCGGCCGCGAGTTCATCATGAAGGACGCCTACTCCTTCCATGCCGACCAGGCTTCCCTGCAGGAAACCTACGACCGCATGCACCTGGCGTACTCCAACATCTTCACCCGCCTGGGCCTGGACTTCCGTCCGGTGCAGGCCGACACCGGCTCCATCGGTGGCAGCTACTCCCACGAGTTCCACGTGCTCGCCTCCTCCGGCGAGGACGACGTGATCTTCAGCGACACCTCCGACTACGCCGCCAACATCGAGAAGGCCGAGGCCATCCCGCGTGAAACCGTGCGTCCGGCGCCGACCGAAGAGCTGCGCCTGGTCGACACCCCGAACGCCAAGACCATCGCCGAACTGGTGGAAAACTTTGGCCTGGCGATCGAGAAGACCGTCAAGACCCTGATCGTGCACGGCGCCGAGGAAGGCAAGCTGGTCGCCCTGATCGTCCGTGGCGACCACGAACTCAACGAGATCAAGGCCGCCAAGCTGGAACAGGTCGCCGATCCGCTGGTGATGGCGTCCGACGCCGAGTTGCGCGCCGCCATCGGTGCCGGCGCAGGCTCCCTCGGCCCGCTGAACCTGCCGCTGGAGTGCATCATCGACCGCTCGGTCGCCCTGATGAGCGACTTCGGCATCGGCGCCAACATCGACGACAAGCACTACTTCGGCGTCAACTGGGAGCGCGACCTGCCGGTTCCACAGGTCGCCGACCTGCGCAACGTGGTCGAGGGCGACCCGAGCCCGGACGGCCAGGGCACCCTGGTGATCAAGCGCGGCATCGAAGTCGGCCACATCTTCCAGCTCGGCACCAAGTACAGCGAGGCGCTCAAGTGCCAGGTACTGGGTGAGAACGGCAAGCCTGTGGTGCTGTCCATGGGCTGCTACGGCATCGGCGTGTCCCGCGTGGTTGCCGCCGCCATCGAGCAGAGCTATGACGAAAAAGGCATCATCTGGAACGACGCCCTGGCCCCGTTCCAGATCGCCCTGGTACCGCTGCGCTACGAAACCGACGTAGTCCGCGAAGCCACCGACAAGCTGTATGCCGAACTGACCGCCGCCGGCTACGAGGTACTGCTGGACGACCGCGACAAGAAGACCAGCCCCGGCATCAAGTTCGCCGACATGGAGCTGATCGGCATTCCGCACCGCATCGTCGTCAGCGACCGGGGCCTTGCCGAAGGCAACCTGGAGTACAAGCACCGCACCGAATCGGAGGCCCAGGCACTGCCGCTCGATGACGTGCTGACCTTCCTGCAGGCCCGCATCCGCCGCTGA
- the dinB gene encoding DNA polymerase IV, with product MRKIIHIDCDCFYAAIEMRDDPRLVGRPMAVGGQPGQRGVIATCNYEARAYGVRSAMASGHALKLCPDLEIVKPRFEAYREASREIHAIFRDYTELIEPLSLDEAYLDVSDSQWFAGSATRIAEDIRRRVARQLHITVSAGVAPNKFLAKIASDWRKPNGLFVITPDQVEAFVAHLPVARLHGVGKVTADKLSRLGIDTCLSLRDWSRLALVREFGSFGERLWGLARGIDERAVQNDSRRQSVSVENTYDHDLPDLNSCLDRLPELLASLNERIARMDSSYRPDKPFVKVKFHDFSQTTLEQAGAGRDLESYRQLLSQAFARGGKPVRLLGVGVRLRDLRGAHEQLELFADI from the coding sequence CTGCGCAAGATCATCCACATTGATTGTGACTGTTTCTACGCCGCCATCGAGATGCGTGACGACCCGCGCCTGGTCGGTCGACCCATGGCGGTGGGCGGGCAGCCTGGGCAGCGTGGAGTGATCGCCACCTGCAACTATGAGGCGCGCGCCTATGGCGTTCGCTCGGCGATGGCATCCGGGCATGCGCTGAAGCTGTGTCCGGACCTGGAGATCGTCAAGCCGCGCTTCGAGGCCTACCGCGAGGCGTCGCGGGAGATTCACGCGATCTTTCGCGACTACACCGAGTTGATCGAGCCGTTGTCCCTGGACGAGGCCTACCTGGATGTCAGTGACAGCCAATGGTTCGCCGGCAGCGCCACACGGATTGCCGAGGACATTCGCCGTCGGGTGGCCCGGCAGTTGCACATCACGGTTTCTGCCGGTGTGGCGCCGAACAAGTTCCTGGCCAAGATTGCCAGTGACTGGCGCAAGCCCAACGGCCTGTTTGTCATTACCCCGGACCAGGTGGAGGCGTTCGTTGCCCATCTGCCGGTGGCGCGCTTGCATGGGGTTGGCAAGGTGACAGCGGACAAGCTTTCGCGGCTGGGGATCGATACCTGCCTGTCGCTGCGCGACTGGTCGCGGCTGGCGTTGGTTCGCGAGTTCGGCAGTTTCGGCGAGCGCTTGTGGGGGCTGGCGCGGGGGATCGACGAGCGTGCGGTGCAGAACGACAGCCGGCGGCAGTCAGTCAGCGTCGAGAACACCTATGACCATGACCTGCCCGACTTGAACAGTTGCCTGGATAGACTGCCGGAGTTGCTGGCCAGCCTGAACGAGCGGATTGCGCGGATGGACAGCAGCTATCGGCCCGACAAGCCCTTCGTCAAGGTCAAGTTCCATGACTTCAGCCAGACCACCCTGGAGCAGGCGGGAGCGGGGAGGGACCTGGAAAGTTACCGGCAGTTGCTGAGCCAGGCGTTTGCCCGGGGTGGCAAGCCGGTACGTTTGCTGGGCGTTGGCGTGAGGCTGCGCGATCTGCGCGGGGCGCATGAGCAGTTGGAGTTGTTCGCAGATATATAG
- the mprF gene encoding bifunctional lysylphosphatidylglycerol flippase/synthetase MprF, with translation MTAPTPETQAPLTAALPTAAQRLPWLERLSKYRQPIGLAVTLVLFAMGLIACRHLLSELDIYALHDAMLEVPARSLIGAILATVIGFVILLGYEWSASRYAAVQLPPRILVLGGFSAFAIGNAIGLSMLSGGSVRYRLYARQGLGAAEVARMTVFASLSLGCALPPLAALATLSDLPAAATALRLPAPLLGGIAIAVLVAAAAVVMGLYRRRLPEQPLADSLMVQFGRRTLRLPGARLTALQLLITALDVAAAATVLYLLLPEAPPFGAFVLVYLLALAAGVLSHVPGGVGVFEAILLAAFANQLGAAPLAAALLLYRLIYVVLPLLLACVLLLANEARRLMVAQQAIRAASGLAAPVLAILVFLSGVVLLFSGATPEIDSRLEHMGFLIPHRLIDASHFGASLIGVLCLLLAQGLRRRLSAAWLLTTVLLLVGAVLSLLKGFDWEEASLMCFTAALLALFRRSFYRPSRLLELPFSPVYLVASACVVGASVWLLLFAYQDVPYTHKLWWQFTLDADAPRGLRAALGSAVLLVIVALTWLLRTARPVIHLPTDDELQRANRILLASDQPDGGLALTGDKALLFHPNDNAFLMYARRGRSLVALYDPIGPAQERAEMIWQFRDLCDLHHARPVFYQVRAENLPFYMDIGLTAIKLGEEARVDLRRFDIEAKGKEMKDLRYTWNRGGRDGLSLEIHEPGQAPLAELKEISDAWLDGKNVREKGFSLGRFSPEYLQHFRIALIRFQGRPVAFANLLETRSNELASLDLMRAHPEAPKLTMEFMMVGLILHYKSHDYGRFSLGMVPLSGLQPRRGAPLTQRLGSMVFQRGEQLYNFQGLRRFKDKFQPDWEPRYMAVPAGLDPLVALADTAALIAGGLTGLVKR, from the coding sequence ATGACCGCCCCCACTCCCGAAACCCAGGCGCCATTGACAGCGGCCCTGCCCACGGCGGCTCAGCGCCTGCCCTGGCTGGAGCGGCTGAGCAAGTACCGCCAGCCCATTGGGCTGGCAGTGACCTTGGTGTTGTTCGCCATGGGCCTGATTGCCTGCCGTCACCTGCTGAGCGAGCTGGATATCTACGCGCTGCATGACGCCATGCTCGAAGTACCGGCACGCTCGCTGATCGGCGCAATACTGGCCACCGTGATCGGTTTCGTGATCCTGCTGGGCTACGAATGGTCCGCCAGCCGTTATGCGGCCGTGCAACTGCCACCCCGCATCCTGGTGCTCGGCGGCTTCAGTGCCTTCGCCATCGGCAACGCCATTGGCCTGTCGATGCTGTCCGGCGGATCGGTCCGATATCGCCTCTATGCGCGCCAAGGCCTGGGCGCCGCGGAAGTCGCGCGCATGACGGTGTTTGCCAGCCTCTCGCTGGGATGCGCCCTCCCCCCCCTGGCTGCCCTGGCCACCCTGAGCGACTTGCCGGCGGCGGCAACCGCGCTACGTCTGCCCGCGCCACTGCTGGGCGGGATTGCAATTGCCGTGCTGGTGGCCGCCGCAGCCGTGGTGATGGGCCTGTATCGCCGGCGCCTACCCGAACAACCATTGGCCGACAGCCTGATGGTGCAGTTCGGCCGTCGTACTCTGCGCCTTCCGGGTGCGCGCCTGACCGCGCTGCAACTGCTGATCACTGCCCTGGATGTCGCCGCCGCCGCCACCGTGCTTTATCTGCTGCTACCGGAAGCGCCGCCGTTCGGCGCCTTCGTGCTGGTCTACCTGCTGGCCCTCGCCGCCGGCGTGCTCAGCCATGTGCCGGGCGGCGTCGGCGTGTTCGAGGCGATCCTGCTGGCGGCCTTCGCCAACCAGCTGGGGGCCGCGCCACTGGCTGCCGCGCTGCTGCTGTACCGGCTGATCTACGTGGTCCTGCCACTGTTGCTGGCCTGTGTGCTGTTGCTGGCCAACGAGGCCCGGCGCCTGATGGTCGCCCAGCAGGCGATCCGCGCCGCCTCCGGCCTGGCCGCGCCGGTGCTGGCAATCCTGGTGTTTCTCTCCGGTGTGGTGCTGCTGTTCTCCGGCGCCACCCCGGAGATCGACAGCCGTCTGGAACACATGGGTTTTCTGATTCCGCACCGCCTGATCGATGCCTCGCACTTCGGTGCCAGCCTGATCGGCGTGCTCTGCCTGCTGCTCGCCCAGGGCCTGCGCCGGCGCCTTTCGGCCGCCTGGCTGCTGACCACGGTGCTGCTGCTGGTGGGCGCGGTGCTGTCGCTGCTCAAGGGCTTCGACTGGGAAGAAGCCAGCCTGATGTGCTTCACCGCCGCCCTGCTCGCCCTGTTCCGCCGCTCGTTCTACCGCCCCAGCCGTCTGCTGGAGCTCCCGTTCTCGCCGGTGTACCTGGTAGCCAGCGCCTGCGTGGTCGGTGCCTCGGTGTGGTTGCTGCTGTTTGCCTATCAGGACGTGCCCTACACCCACAAGCTGTGGTGGCAGTTCACCCTCGACGCCGACGCGCCGCGCGGCCTGCGCGCCGCCCTCGGCAGCGCCGTGCTGCTGGTGATCGTCGCCCTGACCTGGCTGCTGCGCACCGCCCGCCCGGTCATCCATCTGCCAACCGACGACGAGTTGCAACGCGCCAACCGCATCCTGCTGGCTTCCGACCAGCCCGACGGCGGCCTGGCCCTGACCGGCGACAAGGCGCTGCTGTTCCACCCCAACGACAACGCCTTCCTCATGTATGCCCGCCGTGGCCGCAGCCTGGTGGCCCTGTACGATCCGATCGGCCCGGCCCAGGAGCGCGCCGAGATGATCTGGCAGTTCCGCGACCTGTGCGACCTGCATCATGCACGCCCGGTGTTCTACCAGGTACGCGCGGAGAACCTGCCGTTCTACATGGACATCGGCCTGACCGCGATCAAGCTCGGCGAAGAGGCCCGGGTCGACCTGCGGCGCTTCGACATCGAAGCCAAGGGCAAGGAGATGAAGGACCTGCGCTACACCTGGAACCGAGGCGGGCGGGACGGGCTGAGCCTGGAGATCCACGAGCCTGGTCAAGCGCCGCTGGCCGAGCTCAAGGAAATCTCCGACGCCTGGCTTGACGGCAAGAATGTGCGCGAGAAAGGCTTCTCCCTCGGTCGCTTCAGTCCCGAGTACCTGCAGCATTTCCGCATCGCGCTGATCCGCTTCCAGGGCCGTCCGGTGGCCTTCGCCAACCTGCTGGAAACCCGCAGCAACGAACTGGCCAGCCTCGACCTGATGCGTGCGCACCCTGAAGCACCGAAACTGACCATGGAATTCATGATGGTCGGCCTGATCCTGCACTACAAGAGCCATGACTATGGCCGATTCAGCCTGGGGATGGTCCCTCTCTCCGGCTTGCAGCCACGCCGTGGCGCCCCCTTGACCCAGCGTCTGGGCTCGATGGTGTTCCAGCGCGGCGAGCAGCTCTACAACTTCCAGGGCCTGCGGCGCTTCAAGGACAAGTTCCAGCCGGACTGGGAACCCCGCTACATGGCCGTGCCGGCCGGGCTCGACCCGCTCGTGGCACTGGCTGATACTGCCGCCCTGATCGCTGGCGGCCTGACTGGATTGGTGAAACGTTGA
- a CDS encoding virulence factor family protein, protein MIRRYWLYVLIPLLLAVLAGGAAFWLWTRPAPEARLEHLTLDDGSALTRATPGVHAKARVAIGVPQAQALTDKQLLDLSQAGEAQLVQVVLPPADCAKQQAAMDQALTRLADKPTLVAGIGPGAAQAWRWLAAQGDDEARAISVDFTVEQPGCQVALPKSAAHGHWNVAWNDNPDDASAAFVRDQANAETSIADYDIHLPQVLKAQLTQALVGHDGNALAIPVVEVPAGQTTDTVTLFLSGDGGWRDLDRDVAGEMAKLGYPVVGIDTLRYYWQHKTPEQSAADLSELMQHYRQKWGTKRFVLTGYSFGADVLPAIYNRLSEEDQKRIDAVILLAFARSGSFEIEVEGWLGKEGQEAPTGPEMARLPAAKVVCIYGVEETDESGCTDKTAVGERMKLPGGHHFDENYPALAKRLIGEIETRQGKANVAEK, encoded by the coding sequence ATGATCCGACGCTATTGGCTGTACGTACTGATTCCCCTGCTGCTGGCCGTGCTGGCCGGCGGCGCGGCCTTCTGGCTGTGGACCCGGCCGGCGCCCGAGGCGCGCCTGGAGCACCTCACCCTCGACGACGGCAGTGCCCTGACCCGCGCCACCCCCGGCGTGCACGCCAAGGCCCGGGTGGCCATCGGCGTGCCCCAGGCCCAAGCCCTGACCGACAAGCAACTGCTCGATCTCAGCCAGGCCGGCGAGGCTCAGCTGGTGCAGGTGGTCCTGCCGCCCGCCGACTGCGCCAAGCAGCAGGCGGCGATGGACCAGGCCCTCACCCGCCTGGCCGACAAACCGACCCTGGTCGCCGGCATCGGCCCGGGCGCGGCCCAGGCTTGGCGCTGGCTGGCCGCACAAGGCGACGACGAGGCCCGGGCCATCTCGGTGGACTTTACCGTCGAGCAGCCCGGCTGCCAGGTCGCCCTGCCCAAGTCCGCCGCCCACGGCCACTGGAACGTGGCCTGGAACGACAACCCGGATGACGCCAGCGCCGCCTTCGTGCGCGACCAGGCCAACGCCGAGACCAGCATCGCCGACTACGACATCCACCTGCCCCAGGTGCTCAAGGCCCAACTGACCCAGGCCTTGGTCGGCCATGACGGCAACGCCCTGGCGATCCCGGTGGTGGAAGTTCCGGCCGGGCAGACCACCGACACCGTGACCCTGTTCCTTTCCGGCGACGGCGGCTGGCGCGACCTGGACCGCGACGTGGCCGGCGAGATGGCCAAGCTCGGCTACCCGGTGGTCGGCATCGACACCCTGCGTTATTACTGGCAGCACAAGACCCCGGAACAGAGCGCCGCCGACCTGTCCGAACTGATGCAACACTACCGCCAGAAATGGGGCACCAAGCGCTTCGTGCTGACCGGCTACTCGTTCGGCGCCGATGTGCTGCCGGCCATCTACAACCGCCTCTCCGAGGAAGACCAGAAGCGTATCGACGCGGTGATCCTGCTGGCCTTCGCCCGCAGCGGCAGCTTCGAGATCGAGGTGGAGGGCTGGCTGGGCAAGGAAGGCCAGGAGGCGCCGACCGGACCTGAGATGGCCAGGTTGCCAGCAGCGAAGGTGGTGTGCATCTATGGCGTCGAAGAGACCGACGAGAGCGGCTGCACTGACAAGACAGCCGTGGGCGAGCGCATGAAGCTGCCGGGCGGCCACCACTTCGACGAGAACTACCCGGCGCTGGCCAAGCGTCTGATCGGCGAGATCGAGACCCGCCAGGGAAAGGCCAACGTCGCTGAAAAATGA